In Falco biarmicus isolate bFalBia1 chromosome 6, bFalBia1.pri, whole genome shotgun sequence, the following are encoded in one genomic region:
- the LOC130151693 gene encoding elongin-A-like, producing MARRALLQEGRAVRSGLAGQAAGPGAMAEGRSDARRVLELKERLGSGQEPAEIIKTLKVLQDLDMSLDILVETGIGKTVNGFRKHATAGNAAKTLVKQWKKLTHPESKSSHRGRKQNFEKEKDETKSSVSKMKPSEKSKASVLASRSSGSTPASKKLNKWHTCEKAHQSRDSESQKECDNKECSGSGSQRASQGTNPQAKESEFKERTSVDSKKVSEEQCSSVANKDLSSLKEKPSKDTSKQRSPKHVKKPKQKLVIKSKAKLPSDEEFEPPAMSFESYLNYDQVPKKRKRKASSTGERPKKCSEQNNNLLPQKTSKFSHAKGGEEDVKSHEGDRSETPNKKAKVASLQDLLNTPLPKFLTGISVSSASYAADFEASLAPVVEAPQQVRETVQFTGRRLNSKMQVYSGSKTVCLSKMLTLYEQCIRVLQNNIDSLHEVGGVPFEILEPVLTRCTPEQLLRIEECNPTFTEESDHLWKKHCQRDFKKESLLEYESWREMYLRLFNQREEKLKMLTKNILSAQSEKPKGRQAKMAYVTSAAKPPRNIRRQQAIHGTAGPVTQPHSIEKYKRKIPESRDRNNSSNPIPASNSGSSKSSIMTQDGKKPIKKIAPIMRKTLKALKIRAGRR from the exons ATGGCGCGGCGGGCGCTGCTACAAGAGGGGCGAGCGGTGCGGAGCGGCCTGGCAGGGcaggcggccgggccgggcgccaTGGCGGAGGGGCGGAGCGATGCGCGGAGGGTGCTGGAGCTGAAGGAGCGGCTGGGCAGCGGGCAGGAGCCCGCGGAG attATAAAAACACTTAAGGTACTACAGGATTTGGATATGTCACTGGATATTCTAGTG GAAACTGGCATAGGCAAAACAGTTAATGGTTTTAGGAAACATGCCACTGCTGGGAATGCAGCTAAAACCCTGgtaaaacaatggaaaaaactTACTCATCCAGAAAGTAAGAG tagtcacagaggaagaaagcaaaattttgaaaaagaaaaagatgagacaAAATCTTCCGTTTCCAAGATGAAGCCTTCGGAGAAGTCCAAAGCATCTGTACTGGCCTCCAGAAGTTCTGGTAGCACTCCTGCTTCTAAAAAGTTGAATAAGTGGCATACTTGCGAAAAGGCCCACCAAAGTAGAGATTCTGAGTCTCAAAAAGAATGTGACAATAAAGAATGTAGCGGCAGTGGTTCTCAGCGTGCTTCCCAGGGTACCAATCCTCAAGCTAAAGAAAGTGAATTCAAAGAGAGAACCTCTGTGGACAGCAAGAAAGTTTCAGAAGAGCAGTGTTCCTCTGTAGCTAATAAAGACTTATCATCCCTGAAGGAAAAGCCTAGTAAGGATACTTCCAAGCAGAGAAGTCCTAAGCAtgtgaagaaaccaaaacaaaaacttgtcataaaaagcaaagccaaattACCTAGTGATGAGGAATTTGAGCCCCCAGCTATGTCTTTTGAATCTTATCTTAACTATGATCAGGttcccaaaaaaagaaagaggaaggccAGTTCTACAGGTGAACGGCCAAAGAAATGCAGTGAACAGAACAACAACTTACTACCACAAAAGACTTCAAAATTTTCTCATGcaaaaggaggagaggaagatgTAAAAAGCCATGAGGGTGATCGATCAGAAACTCCCAATAAAAAG GCCAAGGTTGCATCCCTCCAAGATCTCCTTAATACTCCATTGCCTAAATTTCTGACGGGCATCTCGGTCTCATCTGCCTCATATGCTGCAGACTTTGAAG CTTCCCTAGCACCTGTTGTAGAAGCACCCCAGCAAGTCAGAGAGACAGTTCAATTCACAGGGCGGAGACTGAACTCTAAAATGCAAGTTTACTCTGGCTCTAAAACAGTCTGTCTTTCGAAGATGCTTACACTGTATGAACAGTGCATCCGTGTGCTTCAAAATAATATCGATT CGCTACATGAAGTAGGAGGTGTGCCATTTGAAATTCTTGAGCCTGTGCTAACACGTTGCACACCAGAGCAGTTGTTACGAATAGAGGAATGTAATCCG ACATTTACGGAAGAGTCTGACCACTTGTGGAAGAAACACTGCcagagagattttaaaaaggagagCCTCCTGGAATATGAGTCTTGGCGTGAAATGTACTTGAGACTATTTAatcaaagagaggaaaaactgaagatgcttacaaaaaatattctttcagctCAGTCAGAGAAACCAAAAG GCAGGCAAGCAAAAATGGCTTACGTGACCAGTGCAGCAAAACCACCCAGGAACATTCGCCGACAGCAAGCAATCCATGGGACAGCAGGACCTGTCACTCAACCTCATTCAATAGAGAAGTACAA aagaaagattccagaaagcagagacagaaataactCATCGAATCCGATCCCTGCTAGCAACAGTGGAAGCTCTAAATCAAGCATAATGACTCAAGATGGAAAGAAGCCTATCAAAA AAATTGCACCAATCATGAGGAAAACGTTGAAAGCACTGAAGATCAGAGCTGGACGACGATAA